Proteins encoded within one genomic window of bacterium:
- a CDS encoding fibronectin type III domain-containing protein codes for MKFKRVLWIYVKFLLFIFVSISNYSFGAWAVRSGVDLTIANQAILPMSGPTAVIGLNLSCNASPGWPQLDPNNGIFNNTLNYVSVVIINANSNHSVEPEDFRKVAIYRDIGTKGSFDPSDFEIGSVDPRQLGSLSFNIPIDFLIPDSDDAQNGTQGPDLWVVIFTSDKISGDMPGGYDARNMFEVRVGFPLAGIIETNTIICDSRVVDLVPMRSDTYDPSSPLEINGYPTISGNPPVFNKYLYGPLYLYRAYAQDHPLDGVAKRIDDALAVPELCGLCVPYRVLGFSLKGRSTYSTNDNEVLSRVTLIIEDTGEDTGSISNNFDVSMLASHLLSPYSNIAIYRDNGDGNFDPASDTRLIAANVIPGTPHMEFFSLPSSPEGNRRWRVTFEHNDTLDKVADGNIDYFVVIATDPSHGWVTNRPWYGSDFKIYIDPSVFDDGIVVTRPIGESPDPSMYLSQTLIRTRDNVKDVRIALDIKPNFFDGPIEADGVPMPIFYINMTDSWGPSARDEALQWIRVWFKGIGGFKPNKLMPLSDNEDSGVSLWLDSKTGGTIGLPDSRTITENDMLYSTHRVTIADTFVPLDTSSLEWYNSDGTKWSPTNDDPANPNDDDKRYFVDLKPKNPIPLPNDDFIQGNDYPGMQSNIGHDLFICIKPRGISVPETGYKSSSPYERGIDYGMRVYAAIGLTKNNDRPSIINNNPWEDIMFTNGEWARIFPDENRDRIYEPIEAISYPATVPTFFTNLTYPNQSINKFTKTPIIGINLVAPPGKNISFDFMSLIIIDDNNPPTLAFPELVKPNSDPNDPDGGCGIALYKDTNKNGIFDPLDKRVWMTKLPYLLPRAADDPQGRFRIRMEFGDPPQGYENYTSVGYIPTDDTGQNAGPDYFLVIQPNENMDPGDRFHILLWGSDLVGESTLNFTGDAWGITYKRVRTYTLTNTTVTSTIFTDLTTSGQTIDASSDPVGVIGISAWDPTGTNQLQKIRVYFNPKEGLFPDDTPFPTIIANLTNDITSGISIWRDTTNDNIFNWRQDTILPTNWSSWKSDYADGFVDGDGTSDPGPGYKTDIQNWQGKILSYFSWDDKVYWYDANNDSIWSSEDCLWIDEDEDGIFNPQTDKIIVGPIPPTGTFGEKLHEGTFGFVYYDEDQDGKYTDGDDIYFVGRGRRCLGWYAEGILSNVNLPQTNTGNEFFVVIRTSDNLLYQDIFSVSLPSNCLVFTSGYSFANINLTTNNITGNVNLKLTDLIPSNNYVVPPTYDCPAIGINLFDGKRDETDGERYLKEIVVYYNGNLSNLASRTTDGSRSGLALYKESGINSGWDAEDIPINLKSISFSGNKVILTLPDNIYPVPDDDAGTNSGDDFYIVLRTSENARTGDTFEIEIRNDLSLPIGLVGDRIKFDIGTSGEYIVGTNSIQIPILNAPQIISANAQFVNGKWQVVLNWIDNSSNPNEDGFEIQRRIGTTGTWQTIGQAGQDITTYTDDNNGAGLTPDTTYYYRIRAFITTPPTYSAWSNIVSVTTSTGVLQPPSNLTGSAEYVNGKWRIILNWVDNSSNPNEDGFEIERDDGNGFNKIGEAGQDITTYIDDNNGLGLTENKTYIYRVRAYRQTASGTEYSSYSNTVSVTTTRPDKPTNNSPSPGSTNVSIPPTLQASDYSHPSGVSFASSQWQIRLEQDQNYLSPVYDSGEIGAVTSHQVPSGKLSFGTKYYWHVRYKDSNGGWSDWSDETYFTTRTNSPPNTPSCQSPINGATGITLTPTLTGSNFVDPDGDTQINSQWRLWESGGSSSNPYWQNLNAGAVISISVTTQLQEGKTYYWQVRYQDSDGIYSEWSEPTYFTTLLLTPTGLTAIGGEREVDLRWDQLPPSTATCFKIYSKHPTIGNPNPSYSLIKTVPADSTTCVDSPIYSDSRPYYYVIKAVNQQTGEVSGDSNPAWAIPTAFPFNENPTNLQAYGGWNNMVIKWSDNTQSESYYYVEFWKNRKPDDVTSPDSVLQVIADNVYNYQTGLCEVIIYDTHILWENARWYIRVRALHRNALLGYSWYARPDGSFPNKETIPSGLNYDQSTKYFYIWIDTAGIPSEQTGGGCFVASVCFGENNWQVKLFKEFRDKYLVKNILGREFVKFYYRHSPAFAEFLRNHRFLIIPVKIFLYFILIFVFLILSGIFPYLLFSGSLILLIKKIKY; via the coding sequence ATGAAATTTAAAAGAGTATTATGGATTTATGTTAAGTTTCTCTTGTTTATTTTTGTTTCTATTTCCAATTATTCATTTGGTGCCTGGGCTGTTCGTTCAGGTGTAGACCTTACAATTGCAAATCAGGCAATTTTACCAATGAGTGGACCTACTGCTGTTATTGGACTTAATCTTTCCTGTAATGCAAGTCCTGGCTGGCCACAACTTGACCCAAATAATGGAATTTTTAATAATACACTTAATTATGTAAGTGTAGTAATTATAAATGCTAATTCAAATCATTCAGTAGAACCAGAGGACTTTAGAAAAGTTGCAATTTATAGGGATATTGGAACAAAAGGAAGTTTTGACCCTTCTGATTTTGAAATTGGTTCTGTTGACCCGAGGCAATTAGGTAGTTTATCCTTTAATATTCCAATAGATTTTTTAATTCCCGATTCTGATGATGCACAAAATGGAACTCAGGGACCAGATTTATGGGTTGTTATTTTTACTTCAGATAAAATTTCAGGAGATATGCCAGGTGGTTATGATGCAAGAAATATGTTTGAAGTAAGGGTTGGTTTTCCACTTGCAGGAATAATAGAGACAAATACAATTATATGTGATTCAAGAGTTGTTGATTTGGTTCCTATGAGAAGTGATACTTATGACCCGAGCAGTCCATTAGAAATAAATGGATATCCTACAATAAGTGGAAATCCTCCTGTTTTTAATAAATATCTTTATGGGCCCCTTTATTTATACAGGGCATATGCTCAGGACCATCCACTTGATGGAGTGGCAAAAAGAATTGATGATGCATTGGCTGTTCCTGAATTATGTGGATTATGTGTTCCTTATAGAGTTTTGGGTTTTTCATTGAAAGGAAGAAGTACTTATTCAACAAATGACAATGAGGTGCTTTCAAGAGTAACTTTAATTATTGAAGATACAGGTGAAGATACAGGTAGTATTTCAAATAATTTTGATGTAAGTATGCTTGCTTCTCATCTGCTTTCTCCTTATTCAAATATAGCAATTTATAGAGATAATGGAGATGGAAATTTTGACCCTGCATCAGATACAAGATTAATTGCAGCAAATGTAATACCGGGAACCCCTCATATGGAGTTTTTTTCTCTTCCATCGTCTCCTGAAGGAAATAGAAGATGGCGGGTTACATTTGAACATAATGATACTCTTGATAAAGTTGCAGATGGAAATATTGATTATTTTGTTGTTATTGCTACTGACCCAAGCCATGGATGGGTTACAAATAGGCCTTGGTATGGTTCTGATTTTAAAATTTATATAGACCCTTCTGTTTTTGATGATGGAATTGTTGTAACAAGACCTATTGGAGAAAGTCCTGACCCAAGTATGTATCTTTCACAAACTTTGATAAGAACAAGGGATAATGTAAAAGATGTAAGAATTGCTCTTGATATAAAACCAAATTTTTTTGATGGACCTATTGAGGCAGATGGAGTTCCAATGCCAATATTTTATATAAATATGACAGATAGTTGGGGACCATCTGCACGTGATGAGGCACTTCAATGGATAAGGGTATGGTTTAAGGGAATAGGTGGATTTAAACCAAACAAACTTATGCCTTTAAGTGATAATGAGGACTCTGGAGTAAGTTTATGGCTTGATAGTAAGACAGGTGGAACTATTGGACTTCCAGATAGTAGAACAATTACTGAAAATGATATGCTTTATAGTACTCACAGAGTTACAATTGCGGATACTTTTGTTCCTCTTGATACTTCTTCACTTGAATGGTATAATTCAGATGGAACAAAATGGTCTCCAACAAACGATGACCCAGCAAATCCAAATGATGATGATAAAAGATATTTTGTTGATTTAAAGCCAAAAAATCCAATTCCTTTACCAAATGATGATTTTATTCAAGGAAATGATTATCCAGGGATGCAGTCAAATATAGGACATGATTTATTTATCTGTATTAAACCAAGAGGAATAAGTGTTCCTGAAACAGGATATAAGTCAAGCAGTCCTTATGAAAGAGGAATTGATTATGGGATGAGGGTTTATGCAGCAATAGGACTTACAAAAAATAATGATAGACCTTCAATTATAAATAACAATCCATGGGAAGATATAATGTTTACAAATGGCGAATGGGCAAGGATTTTTCCTGATGAAAATAGAGATAGAATTTATGAGCCAATAGAAGCGATTTCTTATCCTGCAACTGTTCCGACTTTCTTTACAAATTTAACATATCCAAATCAATCAATTAACAAATTTACAAAAACACCTATAATTGGAATAAATCTTGTTGCTCCACCAGGGAAAAATATATCTTTTGATTTTATGAGTTTGATAATAATTGATGATAATAACCCTCCAACACTTGCTTTTCCAGAACTTGTAAAGCCAAATTCTGATCCTAATGACCCTGATGGTGGATGTGGAATTGCTTTATATAAGGATACAAATAAAAATGGTATTTTTGACCCTCTTGATAAAAGGGTATGGATGACAAAACTGCCTTATTTATTACCGAGAGCAGCAGATGACCCACAAGGAAGGTTTAGGATAAGAATGGAATTTGGAGACCCGCCACAAGGTTATGAAAATTATACATCTGTTGGATATATACCCACTGATGATACTGGACAAAATGCTGGACCTGATTATTTTCTTGTAATACAACCAAACGAGAATATGGACCCTGGGGATAGATTTCATATATTACTCTGGGGAAGCGACTTGGTTGGAGAGTCCACTTTAAATTTTACAGGAGATGCATGGGGTATAACATATAAAAGAGTAAGGACATATACATTAACAAATACAACAGTTACATCAACAATTTTTACAGACCTTACAACTTCAGGACAAACAATAGATGCTTCAAGTGATCCAGTTGGAGTTATTGGAATAAGTGCATGGGACCCAACAGGAACAAATCAATTACAAAAAATAAGGGTTTATTTCAATCCAAAAGAAGGGCTTTTCCCTGATGATACACCTTTTCCTACAATTATTGCAAATTTAACTAATGATATTACAAGTGGTATTTCAATATGGAGAGATACAACAAATGACAATATTTTTAACTGGAGACAAGATACAATTTTACCTACTAACTGGTCAAGTTGGAAATCAGATTATGCAGATGGATTTGTAGATGGAGATGGAACTTCTGACCCAGGCCCTGGATATAAAACAGATATACAAAACTGGCAGGGTAAAATTCTTTCTTATTTTTCATGGGATGACAAAGTTTACTGGTATGATGCAAATAATGATAGTATATGGAGTTCTGAAGATTGCCTGTGGATTGATGAAGATGAAGATGGAATATTTAATCCTCAAACAGATAAAATTATAGTTGGACCAATACCTCCTACAGGAACATTTGGTGAAAAACTTCATGAAGGCACATTTGGTTTTGTTTATTATGATGAGGACCAAGATGGAAAATATACAGATGGAGATGATATTTATTTTGTAGGAAGGGGAAGAAGGTGTCTTGGTTGGTATGCTGAAGGTATTTTATCAAATGTAAATTTACCACAAACCAATACTGGAAATGAATTTTTTGTAGTTATAAGGACAAGTGATAATTTGCTTTATCAGGATATTTTTTCTGTATCTTTGCCTTCAAATTGTTTAGTTTTTACATCTGGCTATTCATTTGCAAATATAAATTTAACAACAAATAATATAACAGGTAATGTAAATTTAAAACTTACAGACCTTATTCCAAGTAATAATTATGTTGTTCCTCCAACATATGACTGTCCTGCAATTGGAATAAATCTTTTTGATGGGAAAAGGGATGAAACAGATGGTGAAAGATATTTAAAAGAAATTGTTGTTTATTATAATGGAAATTTGAGTAATCTTGCAAGTAGAACAACTGATGGAAGTAGAAGTGGGCTAGCTTTATATAAAGAAAGTGGTATTAATTCTGGATGGGATGCAGAGGATATACCAATTAATTTAAAATCAATAAGTTTTTCTGGAAATAAAGTAATTTTAACTCTTCCAGATAATATTTATCCTGTTCCTGATGATGATGCAGGTACAAATTCAGGAGATGATTTTTATATTGTTTTAAGGACTTCTGAAAATGCAAGAACAGGTGATACTTTTGAAATTGAAATAAGAAATGATTTATCTTTGCCTATTGGACTTGTTGGAGATAGAATTAAGTTTGATATAGGGACAAGTGGAGAATATATTGTAGGAACAAATTCAATTCAAATACCAATATTAAATGCACCACAGATTATTTCAGCAAATGCCCAATTTGTGAATGGTAAATGGCAGGTTGTTTTGAATTGGATTGATAATTCATCAAATCCAAATGAAGATGGTTTTGAAATACAGAGGAGAATAGGAACAACTGGAACATGGCAAACAATTGGACAGGCAGGACAGGATATAACAACATATACAGATGATAATAATGGAGCAGGACTTACTCCTGATACAACATATTATTATAGGATAAGGGCATTTATTACAACTCCACCAACTTATTCTGCCTGGTCAAATATAGTAAGTGTAACAACAAGTACCGGTGTTTTACAACCACCATCAAATTTAACTGGTTCTGCTGAATATGTTAATGGGAAATGGCGGATTATTTTAAACTGGGTAGATAATTCATCAAATCCAAATGAAGATGGTTTTGAAATAGAAAGGGATGATGGAAATGGGTTTAATAAGATTGGTGAAGCAGGTCAGGATATAACAACATATATAGATGATAATAATGGACTGGGTTTAACTGAAAATAAAACATATATTTACAGAGTAAGAGCATACAGACAAACTGCATCAGGAACAGAATATTCAAGTTATTCAAATACAGTAAGTGTAACAACTACAAGACCAGATAAACCGACAAACAATTCACCTTCACCTGGTTCTACAAATGTATCTATCCCTCCTACTTTACAGGCATCAGATTATTCTCATCCTTCTGGAGTTTCTTTTGCTTCTTCTCAATGGCAGATAAGGTTAGAACAAGACCAGAATTACTTAAGTCCTGTTTATGATAGTGGAGAAATAGGTGCTGTTACTTCTCATCAGGTTCCTTCTGGCAAATTAAGTTTTGGAACTAAATATTACTGGCATGTTAGATATAAGGACTCAAATGGTGGATGGTCTGATTGGAGTGATGAAACATATTTTACAACAAGAACAAATAGTCCTCCAAATACACCTTCTTGTCAATCACCAATAAATGGAGCAACAGGTATTACTTTAACTCCAACTTTAACTGGTTCTAATTTTGTTGACCCTGATGGAGATACACAAATTAATTCACAGTGGAGATTATGGGAAAGCGGTGGTTCTTCATCAAATCCTTACTGGCAGAATTTAAATGCAGGAGCAGTAATTTCAATATCAGTAACTACACAACTTCAAGAAGGAAAAACATATTATTGGCAGGTAAGATATCAGGACTCAGATGGAATTTATTCTGAATGGAGTGAGCCAACATATTTCACAACATTATTACTTACACCAACAGGACTTACTGCAATAGGCGGAGAAAGAGAGGTTGATTTAAGATGGGACCAGTTACCACCATCAACCGCTACCTGTTTTAAGATATACAGTAAACATCCCACAATAGGGAATCCAAATCCATCTTATTCTCTGATTAAAACAGTTCCGGCAGATTCAACTACATGTGTTGACTCGCCCATATATTCAGACAGCAGACCATATTATTATGTCATAAAAGCGGTTAACCAGCAGACAGGAGAGGTAAGTGGAGATTCAAATCCTGCATGGGCAATTCCAACTGCATTTCCTTTTAATGAAAATCCTACAAATTTACAGGCATATGGTGGCTGGAATAACATGGTAATTAAATGGAGTGATAATACACAGAGTGAAAGTTATTATTATGTAGAGTTCTGGAAAAATAGAAAGCCAGATGATGTAACAAGCCCTGATTCAGTATTACAGGTAATTGCAGATAATGTTTATAATTATCAAACAGGACTTTGTGAAGTTATTATTTACGATACTCATATTTTATGGGAAAATGCAAGATGGTATATAAGAGTCAGGGCTTTACATAGAAATGCTTTGCTTGGATATTCATGGTATGCAAGGCCTGATGGTTCTTTCCCAAATAAAGAAACAATTCCTTCTGGTTTGAATTATGACCAGTCAACGAAATATTTTTATATATGGATTGATACAGCAGGAATTCCTTCAGAACAGACAGGAGGAGGTTGTTTTGTTGCAAGTGTATGTTTTGGAGAGAATAACTGGCAGGTAAAATTATTTAAAGAATTCAGGGACAAATATTTAGTTAAGAATATTTTAGGCAGGGAATTTGTTAAATTTTATTACAGACATTCTCCTGCTTTTGCTGAATTTCTGAGAAACCACAGATTTTTAATAATCCCTGTTAAAATCTTTCTCTATTTTATTTTAATTTTTGTCTTTCTTATTTTAAGTGGCATTTTCCCTTATCTTTTGTTTTCTGGAAGTTTAATTTTGTTAATTAAAAAGATAAAATATTAA